Genomic window (Nitrospirota bacterium):
GACCATAGAGCGCGGCTGGAAAGCGCCGAAGGCGGCAGCGGTCATTCATGATGATTTTGAACGCGGGTTCATCCGGGTAGAGGTCATCGCCTTTGACGATTTCATCGAGGGCAAAGGGGAAGCAGGCGCGCGCATTGCAGGCAGACTTCGCACTGAGGGCAAGGAGTATGTTGTCCAGGACGGCGATGTCATGCACTTTCTTTTCAATGTCTGATTCCAAAATCGTTTCAGACCGGCAGAGTATAGAACGTCACAGGGAATTGACTTAATTATTTATTTGGTTCTATGATCTATTTCGAAAGCAGGCATGGATTATCATGAAAAGTAATATTCTTATCATCAGCGGTCTGATCGTAGTAATATCCGTTCTCATTATTCTTAACATCTTCTTTCAAAAATCCCTACAGATGGAAATCGCGGAACAGTTTAACCTGCAGCAGTCACTTCTGTCCAAAACAATAGCAGATAATATAAAAGCATCTATTAATTTCATGAAGGAAGAAGTGACCGAGATGGCCCACGAGCTGTCCGAGAAAAAAAACGCAACAAAAGATGATTACGATTCTCTGATAAAAGAGGAATTCAAGCATAAGCTTATGATCAGTGCCAGCATAGGTATTGCCTCATCCAAAGGGGCAATTCTTTTCCTGAAGGGTGATGAAGACCAGATAAAACCAATAATGCCGGATATTGCAAAAAAAGCCGTAGACACAAAAGAAGGGGATGGGGGAATACTGGTGACTGGCAACAGAGTTGTCGCTTTAGCCCCTACCTACAAAAATAATCAGCTCGATCAGGTAGTATTTCTTTCGTTTTCGATAGCCGATATCGGCGATCGTTTTTTCACAACCATCAAGTCACACGGCAAGGGATATGCGTGGATGATCGATAAGGGAGGGAATCTTCTATACCACCCGACGCAACCCGGGATGGTCGGCAGAAATCTCTATCGGGCCGATACGACCTGTTTTAAGTGCCATATGAACTTTGATCTCGAAAAGAGGATCATTGAAGGCAGGGCAGGCGACAACATCGGGAGGTATATCTCGGCATTCGGAGAAGACAAGATAATCGCCTATTCAGATGTTGATATGAGCGATATATCGTGGATAATCGCAGTGTCGTCGCCCTACTCTGAAGTGACCAGCGCTACCAAAAACAGCATGAAGCTTTATTCCTATCTCATCATATCAATTTTTATGGCAACAAGCCTGGTCTCCGCGGTCCTGATTATATTTAACAAAAAAAGGATACAGGCCGCAGAGACCGCGAACCGAAAAGAGCAGCTTGAAAAATACGCAGGTGAACTCGAAAAGAAGGTAACCATAAGAACAGCGGAACTTGCAAGCGAAAAAGAGAAGCTCAATACCATCGTGAGTGCGATCGGAGGCGGCATCGTACTCCTTGATAAAGGCCGGAAGATACAATGGTCTAACACAATGATACGGGATATCGTCGGCATGGAGGTGGTCGGCAGATCATGGGAAGAAGTATGCCCTGACTGCCCTCTGTCGGAAACATATCCTGGTGAAACTATCAGAACGATAGTTCTTTCAAACCTGTTCGGGCAGAAAGGCAGATTTTATCAAATTACCACTGCCCCTGTCAGAGGAGAACGCGGGGAAATAGACGGACATATCGGACTGATACAGGACGTAACCGAAATGAAAAAAATGGAGGATCAGATCATCCATTCGGAAAAACTGGCCTCCATAGGACGGCTTGCCGCAGGGATTGCTCACGAGATAGGCAACCCGCTCACCTCGATCTTCTCGTTCGTGCAGATTCTGAGGGAGATGGAAGAGGAGGCATTCAAGAAGGAAAGCCTCGACACCATGTATTTTCATATAAAGAGAATTTCGGACATACTGAAACAACTCTCTGGCTTTTCGAAGATGCCGGCCGGAGAGCACAAATCCGGTCATGTCAATGAATTCATCGAGGCCTCTCTTAATCTCATTCAGTATGACAAGAAGGCCAAAGATGTTACTGTCGTGAAGGAGCTGTCGACCGATCTGCCCGAAGTGATCATGGATGGCAATCAGCTTGCCCAGGTCATCGTGAACCTTACCCTTAACGCCATAGATGCGATGCCTGACGGTGGAACAATAACCATCAGAAGTTTCACGAAGAATAGCGATGTGATCATCCAGATTCAGGACACCGGGATAGGAATTTCGAAAGAAGATGTAACAAAGATTTTTGATCCGTTCTATACCACAAAAGAAAAAGGGACCGGTCTTGGCCTTGCAGTAAGTTATGATATAATAAAAAAGATGAACGGGACGCTGAGCGTCGAAAGCGAGACAGGCAAAGGGACGGTATTTACGATTACCATGCCCTACAAAGATCCTGCGGCAACCTCTTAGCTCAGAAAACATCCGGCACAAACCATTACGTGGGGCACAAACGTACACATAATTTATGAAAGCAAAGATACTTATCGCTGACGACGAACCAGATATATGCAGGGCTCTTGAATTCCTGCTGAAGAGGGACGGGTACGAGGTAAGCACGGTCAACAGCGGAGAAGATGCGGTCAGAAAATTCAAAGAAGATACCTTTGACGTTATTATTTCTGATCTTAAAATGGGAAAGATGGACGGGATGGCCGTACTCGAAAAGGCGAAGGAACTCAGCCCTGAGACCGCGGTGATAATAATGACGGCCTTTGCCTCTATCGAATCTGCTATTGATGCGATGAAGAAGGGCGCAATAGATTATATCGTCAAGCCATTCCTTAATGAAGAAATAAAGATGACGCTGAAAAAGATACTCGATCAGAAAAAGATCCTGATCGAGAATGCAGCACTTAAGCAGCAGGTAAGTCAGCATATGGCATGCAGGGATTTTGTAGCAAACTCGGAGTCTATGATCAGAATTATCGAGACCCTCGAAAAAGTGATCCCCACAAAGAGCAATATATTCCTGCTTGGTGAAAGCGGCACAGGGAAGGGACTGATCGCAGAGCTCATTCACTGCAACAGCCCTCGCAGAGATAAACCGTTCATATCGATCAACTGTTCCGCCGTCCCCGAAGGACTTCTTGAGTCCGAGCTGTTCGGTTATAAAAAAGGGGCCTTCACCGGAGCAAACTCGGACAAGCTCGGACTTATTACGCTTGCGCATCAGGGGACGTTTTTCCTTGATGAAATAGGTGACATGCCGCCAAACCTTCAGGCAAAACTCCTGAAGGTCCTTGAAACCGGAGAAGTGTTTCCTCTCGGCGATACAAAACCGAAGATAGCAGATATCAGGCTCGTCTCCGCAACCAATGTGGATATCGAGAGCAGACTTAAGGACGGCAGGTTCAGGGAAGACCTCTATTGGAGGCTTAATGTCATAGAAATCCAGATACCACCACTCAGAGACAGAAAAGACGATATTGAGATGCTCTCAAAACATTTTATCGGCAAGTATGCGTCAGAACATAACAAAAAGATCCTGGGAATTGATAAAGGGGCTCTTTCGCTCCTGATCGATTATCAATGGCCAGGCAATGTACGAGAGCTCAGGAACGTATTGGAGCGGGCGGTAGTCCTTGCTGATGGTGAGTATCTCGTTTCGGATAATCTGCCCGCCAAACTGAGAAAAACAGATGAGCATAGGGAGACTTCCACCCTCAGGGCATATCTGGGTGATTATGAGAAGAACCTGCTGCTGAAGATATATGACATCCATAACCAGAATAAAGAAAATACGGCAAAAGCCCTCGGCATCGATCTCGCAACCCTCTACCGGAAATTCAAGAAGCACGGTATCGATACCGAGTGAAGAAAGTTTTCTATATCGGCCTTATTGTGGGGGGTATTCTGGGCATTGTGATTGCCCTCAGTATGGATCTTGTTATCGGGAAAAGCCTGGGGGGCGGATGGAGTGAGGCTGTTGCCAATGATATCAACAGACTCTTTCATGCAAACCTTCCGCAGAACCATATCGCTGTCATATTTGGCGTGCTCGTGGTACTCGGCATCATCGGAGCCTTTGGAGCGTTTATCGGCGGAGTCTCTTTCATAATGGTGGCCCGCCTCATCATGTCGCTGGGCAGGGAAAAATAAAAAGGCAGAGGTTGAACAAACCCTCTGCCTTACGACGTTCCGGTATTTCCTACTTATGACATTTTGCGCAGTCCGCAGCAGGTGATGCGATAGTGCCGTTATGACATGCACCGCAGAATTTCCCCTCGTTGATCTTGTCCATAGTCATCTTGCCCGATGTCTTCTTCATGCCGAAATGCTTTGGATGGCAGTCATCGCAGGTAAATGCGGATGTGTGGAACGCATGGCTGAAGATCACGTTGCCCAGGCCCTCAACCTTATAGGTAAGATCTTTGTTAAATTCCCGCATAGCGTGACATTTTGTGCATTCGGAGGAGGAAAATGCCTTTTTGCCATTATGACACTGTCCGCAGTAAGCGCCCGCATAAATGTCTTTCATGGTTATGGTCGCGGTTCCGGTCTTCATAACAAAAACCTTCGGATGGCACTCCCGGCACCCGGCCTTCCCGGCATGTGCTTCATGATTGAATTTCGAGGGCATGCTTGATTTCTTAAATACCATCTCCTTTATATTGTGGCAGGTATTGCAGGTATTTCTGTTGATGGTGATATGTTCATGGCCCTGAAAATCGTGGCACTGATTGCAGTGGAATCCCGTATTAATATGTATCTGATGAGAGAAGATCCCTTTTTTGGGAACAGAAGAAAATGTTTGATATGAATGACACTTAAAGCATGGCAGGTTGCCAACAGCCTCATCTCTTGAAATCACCTTGTCCTGTTCGTTCTCGGTCTTCGCTTTTTCCTGCTTATGCGAGCACCCAAGAACAAGCGAGAACATAATAAGAACAACAATTGGCCATCTCATTTATCAGTCCCTTTTTCCTTTCCGAACTCGATCTCATACTCAAGCGGATGTTCATGCTTCATCTGCTCTATGGTTATCTTCCCGGTAATCCAGGTCATGCTCATGGGGAATTTGTCATAACGCAGATGCTCATTATAGAAATGCCAGAACAGTATGAAAACAATCGCCAAAAGCGCCTCGTCGCTATGCATGATGGAAATCACTTCCCATATCCAGTTGATCGTCCACAGAGGAAAAAGGTAGGATGCCTGGACGGGAAATGCAAGGAAGAGACCTGACAAACCAATAATTCCCATACCCCAGAAGACAGCCCAATAGTCAAATTTATGGATATAGCTGAATCTGCCGAATTTGGGTTTTTCTTTGCTCAGGCCGACAAAATACATAATATTTTTTATCGCATCGATAACATCCTTGGGCATGGGAAGAATTGTTGTGTTTGCCCGGAGCTTCATTTTGCCTGTTGCAAGCATATATCCG
Coding sequences:
- a CDS encoding PAS domain-containing protein, giving the protein MKSNILIISGLIVVISVLIILNIFFQKSLQMEIAEQFNLQQSLLSKTIADNIKASINFMKEEVTEMAHELSEKKNATKDDYDSLIKEEFKHKLMISASIGIASSKGAILFLKGDEDQIKPIMPDIAKKAVDTKEGDGGILVTGNRVVALAPTYKNNQLDQVVFLSFSIADIGDRFFTTIKSHGKGYAWMIDKGGNLLYHPTQPGMVGRNLYRADTTCFKCHMNFDLEKRIIEGRAGDNIGRYISAFGEDKIIAYSDVDMSDISWIIAVSSPYSEVTSATKNSMKLYSYLIISIFMATSLVSAVLIIFNKKRIQAAETANRKEQLEKYAGELEKKVTIRTAELASEKEKLNTIVSAIGGGIVLLDKGRKIQWSNTMIRDIVGMEVVGRSWEEVCPDCPLSETYPGETIRTIVLSNLFGQKGRFYQITTAPVRGERGEIDGHIGLIQDVTEMKKMEDQIIHSEKLASIGRLAAGIAHEIGNPLTSIFSFVQILREMEEEAFKKESLDTMYFHIKRISDILKQLSGFSKMPAGEHKSGHVNEFIEASLNLIQYDKKAKDVTVVKELSTDLPEVIMDGNQLAQVIVNLTLNAIDAMPDGGTITIRSFTKNSDVIIQIQDTGIGISKEDVTKIFDPFYTTKEKGTGLGLAVSYDIIKKMNGTLSVESETGKGTVFTITMPYKDPAATS
- a CDS encoding sigma-54-dependent Fis family transcriptional regulator; translation: MKAKILIADDEPDICRALEFLLKRDGYEVSTVNSGEDAVRKFKEDTFDVIISDLKMGKMDGMAVLEKAKELSPETAVIIMTAFASIESAIDAMKKGAIDYIVKPFLNEEIKMTLKKILDQKKILIENAALKQQVSQHMACRDFVANSESMIRIIETLEKVIPTKSNIFLLGESGTGKGLIAELIHCNSPRRDKPFISINCSAVPEGLLESELFGYKKGAFTGANSDKLGLITLAHQGTFFLDEIGDMPPNLQAKLLKVLETGEVFPLGDTKPKIADIRLVSATNVDIESRLKDGRFREDLYWRLNVIEIQIPPLRDRKDDIEMLSKHFIGKYASEHNKKILGIDKGALSLLIDYQWPGNVRELRNVLERAVVLADGEYLVSDNLPAKLRKTDEHRETSTLRAYLGDYEKNLLLKIYDIHNQNKENTAKALGIDLATLYRKFKKHGIDTE
- a CDS encoding cytochrome c3 family protein, which encodes MRWPIVVLIMFSLVLGCSHKQEKAKTENEQDKVISRDEAVGNLPCFKCHSYQTFSSVPKKGIFSHQIHINTGFHCNQCHDFQGHEHITINRNTCNTCHNIKEMVFKKSSMPSKFNHEAHAGKAGCRECHPKVFVMKTGTATITMKDIYAGAYCGQCHNGKKAFSSSECTKCHAMREFNKDLTYKVEGLGNVIFSHAFHTSAFTCDDCHPKHFGMKKTSGKMTMDKINEGKFCGACHNGTIASPAADCAKCHK
- a CDS encoding cytochrome b/b6 domain-containing protein gives rise to the protein MNNETPREYLRFNVVERIQHVLLFTTFLLLTFTGWVIKYPEVTVEHQRWWISMWGGAKTAGLIHRIAGITMLIDFAWHVAYLGYMLATGKMKLRANTTILPMPKDVIDAIKNIMYFVGLSKEKPKFGRFSYIHKFDYWAVFWGMGIIGLSGLFLAFPVQASYLFPLWTINWIWEVISIMHSDEALLAIVFILFWHFYNEHLRYDKFPMSMTWITGKITIEQMKHEHPLEYEIEFGKEKGTDK